One stretch of Candidatus Binatia bacterium DNA includes these proteins:
- a CDS encoding protein-L-isoaspartate(D-aspartate) O-methyltransferase, with the protein MPQENSNDFLEQAKNGLLEELRAEGVTDPRVIDALRKVPREEFVRPHDRDAAYDNRALPIGKGQTISQPLIVGLMTQLLGLTGKERVLEVGTGSGYQAAVLSQLCQEVYSIEIDPELAEGARQRLARLGYNNVYVRAGDGFFGWPEAAPFDATIITAVAPRVPEPLLAQLKPNGVIVMPLEEGWGETLVRVRKLEDGSTKVERFGAVAFVPMRGAIRSKETRH; encoded by the coding sequence ATGCCACAGGAGAATTCGAACGATTTTTTGGAACAGGCCAAGAACGGCTTGCTCGAAGAGCTCCGTGCCGAAGGGGTAACCGATCCGCGGGTGATCGACGCCCTGCGCAAGGTACCACGGGAAGAGTTCGTTCGCCCGCATGATCGTGACGCTGCCTACGACAACCGCGCGCTCCCCATTGGCAAGGGGCAAACCATCTCCCAGCCGCTGATTGTCGGCCTCATGACACAGTTGTTGGGCCTCACCGGCAAGGAGCGAGTGCTGGAAGTGGGGACGGGTTCAGGATACCAAGCCGCAGTGTTGAGCCAGCTCTGCCAGGAGGTGTACTCAATCGAGATCGACCCCGAACTGGCTGAAGGAGCGCGGCAACGTCTAGCGCGCTTGGGTTACAACAACGTGTATGTCCGAGCTGGGGATGGATTTTTTGGTTGGCCTGAAGCGGCGCCCTTCGATGCCACCATAATTACCGCCGTTGCACCTCGAGTTCCTGAGCCGCTGCTCGCTCAGCTCAAGCCGAACGGTGTGATCGTTATGCCCTTGGAAGAAGGGTGGGGCGAGACGCTGGTGCGTGTCCGCAAACTCGAGGACGGAAGTACCAAAGTGGAACGCTTCGGGGCTGTGGCGTTTGTGCCCATGCGCGGGGCAATTCGGAGCAAGGAAACCCGACACTAG
- a CDS encoding ArsR family transcriptional regulator: MAETIRQGLLRLLRGEPKSARELSQALGIPEKEVVHHLRHVPRSLAHGGEQLSVEPAECLACGFRFQSRERLSRPTRCPRCHGSHLKAPRYSITGRS; encoded by the coding sequence ATGGCGGAGACGATTCGACAAGGTTTGCTTCGACTGTTGCGCGGGGAGCCCAAGAGCGCAAGGGAGCTCTCCCAAGCGCTCGGTATACCGGAGAAAGAGGTCGTCCATCACCTCCGTCACGTCCCACGCTCGCTAGCCCACGGAGGCGAACAACTCTCGGTGGAACCGGCCGAGTGTCTGGCCTGTGGCTTTCGTTTCCAATCGCGAGAACGCTTGTCGCGTCCGACCCGCTGCCCCCGTTGCCATGGAAGCCATCTGAAGGCACCACGTTATTCCATCACGGGTCGCAGCTAA
- a CDS encoding sigma-70 family RNA polymerase sigma factor codes for MFDTEYTNENNVLERDDELRAEEPPELSESLTEDLSELEARDVESLFSADLATTSVLTRAEEEALARKIAKARSRILRVLAQAKKLSRIALEDAGRGVILPEEDFRERETVTILRFAEEALRDRKLFGRTGFRKVSRLRAFVRDLKRALEDYRVLRDEMMRANLRLVNLFARRYRHPVLTSLDLFQEGTIGLLRAIEKYDPQRNIKFSTYATWWIWQQLSRAADMQGSLIRLPVHWNQFRRRIGRDARELAMENEGPVSREEIAASHGLDPERFEAMAQSFQFLSTDAPIGDEDDRTLESTLAAETPEPDEVAEHVSLRERLEEALKRLPPRESKILRRRFGLDDDETETLEQLGKEFGVSRERIRQLEARGLKMLRQICAEQGLQDYLE; via the coding sequence ATGTTTGACACGGAGTACACTAACGAGAACAACGTTCTGGAAAGGGACGACGAGCTTCGCGCTGAGGAGCCCCCGGAATTGAGCGAAAGCTTGACGGAGGACCTCAGCGAGTTGGAAGCGCGCGACGTAGAGTCCCTGTTTTCCGCTGATTTGGCAACAACTTCGGTGTTGACACGTGCCGAGGAAGAGGCGCTCGCCCGCAAGATCGCCAAGGCGCGCTCCCGCATTTTGCGGGTCCTGGCACAGGCGAAGAAGCTGAGCCGGATCGCGCTGGAGGATGCCGGTCGCGGGGTGATCCTACCGGAGGAGGACTTTCGGGAAAGGGAGACGGTGACCATCCTCCGTTTCGCCGAGGAAGCGCTGCGGGATCGGAAGTTGTTCGGGCGGACCGGATTCAGAAAGGTCTCTCGGCTGCGGGCGTTCGTTCGCGACCTCAAGCGCGCGCTCGAGGACTATCGCGTATTGCGCGATGAGATGATGCGGGCCAACTTAAGGCTTGTGAACCTCTTCGCGCGTAGGTATCGGCACCCTGTGCTCACCTCGCTGGACCTGTTCCAGGAGGGCACCATCGGCCTGTTGCGAGCGATCGAGAAGTACGATCCGCAGCGAAATATCAAGTTCAGCACTTACGCTACCTGGTGGATCTGGCAGCAACTGAGCCGAGCGGCGGACATGCAAGGCTCGTTGATCCGCTTGCCGGTGCATTGGAACCAGTTCCGCCGGCGAATCGGGCGAGACGCCCGCGAGCTGGCAATGGAAAACGAGGGGCCGGTCTCGCGTGAGGAAATCGCCGCTTCGCATGGCCTCGATCCGGAGCGGTTCGAAGCCATGGCACAAAGCTTTCAGTTCTTGTCCACGGATGCACCCATTGGGGACGAGGATGACCGGACGCTCGAAAGCACGTTGGCTGCGGAGACTCCCGAACCAGATGAAGTTGCGGAGCACGTTTCGCTGCGAGAACGGCTAGAGGAGGCCTTAAAGCGGCTGCCGCCTCGGGAGAGCAAGATTCTGCGGCGGCGGTTTGGCCTAGACGACGATGAAACGGAGACGCTGGAACAACTGGGCAAGGAGTTTGGGGTAAGCCGCGAGCGGATTCGTCAGCTCGAGGCTCGCGGTCTCAAAATGCTCCGGCAGATCTGCGCGGAGCAGGGCTTGCAGGATTACCTGGAGTAA
- a CDS encoding cyclase family protein, with protein sequence MAQARVCLSLCLFCCAVILTSCSGWPGATSPLDAISAEHVVDLTHSFGPSTIYWPTGESFQLERLAYGKTDRGYWYAANKICLPEHGGTHMDAPIHFAEGQLTADAVPLRSLIGPAAVIDVRGAADNNRDYEVTVDDILQWERRHGRLPEGAIVVFFTGWSRFWGDKRAYLGSDKPGDVYNLHFPGLSAAAAEFLTKERTIAAVAIDTASIDPGPSLDFLAHQILNGANKPAFENLTNLHLLPPTGAILIALPMKIQGGSGGPARIIAVLPHR encoded by the coding sequence ATGGCACAAGCGCGCGTTTGCCTGTCCCTTTGCCTGTTTTGCTGCGCCGTAATCCTTACCAGCTGCTCTGGCTGGCCGGGGGCGACGAGCCCACTAGACGCGATCAGTGCGGAGCACGTCGTCGATCTCACCCACTCCTTTGGGCCAAGCACAATTTATTGGCCCACGGGCGAGTCGTTTCAGCTAGAGCGGCTCGCCTATGGCAAGACGGATCGAGGGTACTGGTATGCGGCAAACAAGATTTGCCTTCCCGAGCACGGCGGCACCCACATGGACGCGCCCATTCATTTTGCCGAGGGGCAACTGACCGCCGATGCCGTGCCTCTGCGCTCACTCATCGGGCCGGCTGCCGTGATCGATGTGCGGGGCGCTGCAGATAACAATCGCGATTACGAGGTGACCGTGGATGACATCCTTCAGTGGGAACGCCGCCACGGTCGTTTGCCAGAGGGCGCCATCGTCGTCTTTTTTACCGGGTGGAGCCGCTTTTGGGGAGACAAGCGCGCATACCTTGGGAGCGACAAGCCAGGGGACGTGTACAACCTGCACTTTCCAGGGCTGTCCGCCGCGGCAGCCGAGTTCCTCACCAAAGAGCGCACGATCGCGGCGGTAGCCATTGACACAGCCAGCATCGATCCCGGCCCGTCCTTAGATTTTCTAGCACACCAAATCTTGAACGGGGCAAATAAGCCCGCCTTCGAAAATCTCACGAATCTACACTTGCTGCCCCCTACCGGGGCCATTCTGATTGCGTTGCCGATGAAAATCCAGGGCGGGAGTGGCGGCCCCGCCAGGATCATTGCCGTACTCCCGCATCGATGA
- a CDS encoding PfkB family carbohydrate kinase, giving the protein MSQVEDRGTVGGDGARPKRVVGIGTSSVDHLCIVARHPRLDSKQPLVHYEVQPGGQVPTALAALQRWGIPTAYVGAFGDDPGGHLVRGALAREGVDIVASIVRPNTNQPVSVILIDEVTGERSVLYQPANTLAPPDLHEPARDRLRDAAAVLLDAVDLHQAIEAAKIAKAAGALVVLDVDCPAPGIEELLTVTDVVITAAEFPLRLAATDNLRRALRFTAKKGPWFVGATLGPGGAIAYVQGREHFVRGFPVHAVDSTGAGDVFHAGCIFGLLSGWNVTDTLRFAAAASALKCRKVGGRPGIPTVEEALCLARRDER; this is encoded by the coding sequence ATGAGCCAGGTCGAGGATCGCGGAACTGTGGGTGGCGACGGGGCAAGGCCGAAGCGGGTAGTCGGTATTGGCACCAGTAGCGTGGATCACCTATGCATCGTCGCCCGGCACCCCCGACTGGACAGCAAGCAGCCGCTTGTTCATTACGAAGTGCAGCCAGGAGGCCAGGTGCCCACGGCGCTCGCAGCTCTGCAACGCTGGGGAATTCCCACCGCGTACGTTGGCGCGTTCGGCGACGACCCCGGAGGTCACCTGGTGCGCGGCGCCCTCGCCCGCGAAGGAGTTGATATCGTTGCCTCGATCGTCCGCCCCAACACCAACCAACCGGTTTCAGTGATTTTAATTGACGAAGTCACTGGAGAGCGATCTGTCCTTTACCAGCCTGCAAACACGTTGGCACCCCCGGACCTCCACGAGCCGGCAAGGGATCGCTTACGAGACGCGGCCGCGGTCCTTCTCGATGCCGTTGATTTACACCAGGCAATCGAAGCAGCCAAAATCGCCAAGGCCGCGGGGGCACTGGTTGTCTTGGATGTCGATTGCCCGGCACCCGGGATCGAAGAACTGCTGACCGTCACTGATGTGGTCATTACAGCCGCGGAATTTCCCCTGCGCTTGGCAGCTACCGACAACCTTCGGCGTGCACTGCGGTTTACGGCTAAGAAGGGCCCTTGGTTCGTAGGGGCTACGTTGGGGCCGGGAGGGGCGATCGCGTACGTCCAGGGTCGAGAGCACTTTGTGCGAGGTTTCCCCGTGCATGCCGTAGACTCCACCGGGGCCGGCGATGTGTTTCATGCCGGGTGTATCTTCGGCCTCTTATCAGGCTGGAATGTCACCGACACTCTTCGCTTTGCTGCCGCTGCCTCTGCACTAAAGTGTCGGAAGGTTGGAGGCCGCCCCGGCATCCCCACTGTCGAAGAGGCTTTGTGTCTTGCCCGGAGGGACGAGCGGTGA
- a CDS encoding FAD-binding oxidoreductase, with protein MTKPGDLTAPKALPSCSPLLPVSGWGRYPVQEARLCGDENLAVVGRYTTLSRGLGRSYGDAALPARAGGALTSTLFADRLLSFDASTGMLRAEAGCPLWRIIELFLPRGWFPPVTPGTKYVTLGGMVAADVHGKMHHSQGSFGDHVVSILLEVADGRVIECSAEQEPELFRATIGGMGLTGHILEVSFRMQKVPSPWIHEEVETVSDIRSLLSTLRAAGRDWPFTVAWADLLNTPPLFGRGAVMKGRWAQPEEAPPQPPKPRKPLRVPPVFPDWFLQPWMLRAFNRLYFYRASRATGRRIVDPDTFFYPLDALLDWNRVYGRRGFTQYQCVLPAEDGFEAHEQFVLKLRQLEAPVFLAVIKDCGAEGRGVLSFPRPGVSYAFDLPMSDRTQHIVDALNDFVIAAGGRIYLAKDALTRPEHFRAMEPRLERFLAIRRQWDPQGRFRSALSVRLFGDQP; from the coding sequence GTGACAAAGCCTGGCGACCTCACAGCACCCAAGGCGCTACCCTCCTGTTCCCCGCTCCTGCCTGTCAGTGGATGGGGCCGTTACCCGGTTCAGGAGGCGAGGCTATGTGGCGATGAGAACCTCGCTGTGGTCGGCCGCTACACAACATTATCGCGGGGGCTCGGCCGATCGTATGGCGACGCAGCGTTGCCAGCGCGGGCCGGGGGTGCACTCACCTCAACGTTGTTTGCCGATCGCCTCCTTTCGTTTGACGCGAGCACCGGCATGCTTCGGGCCGAGGCCGGCTGCCCCCTGTGGCGAATCATCGAACTCTTCCTGCCCCGGGGTTGGTTTCCTCCTGTCACGCCCGGTACGAAGTACGTCACGCTCGGAGGCATGGTCGCCGCCGATGTTCACGGCAAAATGCACCACTCTCAAGGCAGCTTCGGCGACCACGTTGTCTCCATCCTCTTGGAGGTCGCCGATGGTCGCGTGATCGAGTGCTCAGCGGAACAAGAACCGGAGCTGTTCAGGGCAACCATTGGCGGCATGGGTCTTACTGGGCACATTCTGGAAGTCAGCTTTCGGATGCAAAAGGTTCCTTCGCCCTGGATTCACGAAGAGGTCGAAACTGTTTCCGACATCCGTTCGCTCCTCTCCACCTTGCGTGCGGCAGGGCGGGACTGGCCGTTTACGGTGGCTTGGGCCGACCTTTTGAACACACCGCCTCTGTTCGGCCGTGGCGCAGTGATGAAAGGCCGGTGGGCCCAACCCGAAGAAGCTCCCCCGCAACCTCCAAAGCCGCGAAAACCCTTACGGGTGCCGCCCGTTTTCCCAGACTGGTTTCTGCAGCCGTGGATGCTGCGCGCATTCAATCGCCTGTACTTCTATCGGGCCTCCCGAGCCACGGGGCGCCGCATCGTCGACCCGGACACCTTCTTTTATCCCTTAGACGCGCTGCTGGATTGGAACCGCGTGTATGGCCGGCGCGGATTCACGCAGTACCAGTGTGTGCTGCCGGCTGAGGACGGTTTCGAAGCTCACGAACAGTTTGTGCTCAAGCTGCGCCAACTGGAAGCCCCGGTATTTCTTGCTGTCATCAAAGACTGCGGGGCTGAGGGACGGGGTGTCCTGTCGTTCCCCCGCCCGGGCGTTTCCTACGCCTTTGATCTGCCGATGTCTGACCGCACGCAGCACATCGTCGATGCCTTGAACGACTTTGTCATTGCCGCCGGAGGGAGAATCTATCTGGCCAAAGATGCGCTCACACGACCAGAGCATTTCCGCGCTATGGAACCCCGGCTGGAGCGCTTCTTGGCGATCCGCCGGCAGTGGGACCCGCAGGGCCGCTTTCGCAGCGCCTTATCGGTTCGCCTTTTCGGAGACCAACCATGA
- a CDS encoding SDR family NAD(P)-dependent oxidoreductase, translating to MKAAILGATRGMGRALARELARRGHQLFLLGRNQRELERSARDLELHGAPPPVAHTECDLANTSTFEDVLAAADRALGGLDTVIVTAGIFAPQEELEADPNLTATLLQTNFTNTILFCEAARKHLLARGGGTLCVFSSVAGERGRKPVVLYGATKAGLSRYLEGLDHRYHSAGLRVVTVKPGFVRTSMTIGLKPPPFAGEADQVAKTVANAIERGRPVVYAPSIWAFIMAVIRCLPRFVMRKVNF from the coding sequence ATGAAAGCGGCAATCCTTGGTGCCACCCGAGGGATGGGCCGTGCATTGGCTCGGGAGTTAGCGCGGCGCGGCCACCAGCTATTCTTGCTTGGACGCAACCAGCGTGAACTCGAGCGGAGCGCTCGTGACCTAGAACTCCACGGTGCACCCCCACCCGTGGCGCACACCGAGTGCGATCTGGCGAACACAAGCACCTTTGAAGATGTGCTGGCGGCTGCGGATCGCGCCCTGGGCGGACTCGACACCGTGATCGTCACGGCAGGGATCTTTGCGCCCCAAGAGGAGCTCGAAGCGGATCCTAACCTCACCGCAACGCTCCTGCAGACCAACTTCACCAACACAATCCTTTTCTGCGAAGCCGCACGCAAACACCTGTTGGCAAGGGGCGGCGGCACACTGTGCGTGTTCAGCTCTGTTGCGGGCGAACGGGGGCGAAAGCCCGTCGTGCTCTACGGTGCGACCAAAGCGGGCCTCAGCCGCTACCTCGAAGGCTTGGACCACCGGTACCACAGCGCCGGTTTGCGCGTCGTGACGGTGAAGCCTGGATTTGTGCGAACGAGCATGACCATCGGTCTGAAGCCGCCTCCGTTCGCTGGAGAAGCTGACCAAGTGGCGAAGACGGTTGCAAATGCCATCGAACGAGGCCGACCGGTCGTGTACGCCCCCTCGATTTGGGCTTTTATCATGGCCGTGATACGCTGCTTGCCACGCTTCGTGATGAGAAAAGTCAACTTTTGA
- a CDS encoding histidine phosphatase family protein, which yields MAVSKVITLVLLRHGETVAGSSTRYWGATDVALSEFGREQMRRAAPFVAQLGVGQVFTSCLSRTRDAAAIVAPQVPAIALKELNEVNFGRWEGLTREQIATAYPEEYARWQRRDQNFRYPGGESLVEFQRRIELALNRILDSAAPTTLVVAHRGVIARLLAQLLHWDTTHMATLHIPLGSLHLLRRVADHVWKPERLDYTAHLDALRPVAAEEEAQPTTRN from the coding sequence ATGGCTGTGAGTAAGGTGATCACGCTTGTGCTCCTGCGACACGGCGAAACCGTGGCGGGATCGAGCACGCGGTACTGGGGAGCAACAGACGTGGCCCTAAGCGAATTTGGTCGAGAGCAGATGAGACGAGCGGCTCCCTTCGTGGCGCAACTTGGGGTCGGTCAGGTTTTCACCAGCTGCCTGTCTCGCACCCGCGATGCCGCAGCGATCGTGGCACCGCAAGTGCCCGCCATCGCTCTCAAAGAACTCAATGAGGTGAACTTCGGACGGTGGGAAGGGCTCACCCGAGAACAAATCGCTACCGCATACCCCGAGGAGTACGCCCGCTGGCAACGCCGCGACCAAAACTTCCGTTACCCAGGCGGAGAATCGCTCGTTGAGTTTCAAAGACGAATCGAACTCGCCCTCAACCGAATCCTGGACTCGGCTGCGCCCACAACCCTGGTCGTCGCCCACCGTGGCGTCATCGCTCGACTTCTGGCTCAGTTGCTCCATTGGGACACGACACACATGGCTACCCTGCACATCCCTCTTGGCTCGCTGCACCTATTGCGCCGCGTGGCGGACCACGTTTGGAAACCGGAACGTCTCGACTACACAGCTCATCTCGATGCTCTTCGCCCGGTCGCCGCAGAGGAGGAAGCTCAACCCACGACACGCAACTGA
- a CDS encoding aminotransferase class I/II-fold pyridoxal phosphate-dependent enzyme, with protein sequence MARHSLSVTYPYALPSEELQLSPIKAIEIEAAHIPGVVSLAQGIPSFDTPEIIKSYVKQKLDEGACAKYSLSPGLPALRELISEHLRSEGMQYDPESEIIVTCGSIEAITASLLALVPSGSEVIVTSPTYTSYSSAIRLAGAVPRFVPLVEDLGFDLDHEMLLRAFTRKTRAVLIAQPNNPTGTIFPKSTVELLLQLAERHGAVVISDEVYKEFVYSPEPVVSPAAFAAHRHHTVRVCSFSKAYAMTGWRVGFLHTDRRLAQRILRVHDTLVTCAPVVSQYAAMAALEHSDAIVVPFREQFRLRRQRMIEHLDSLSAVFDYQKPDASYFVFPRVKDSAPYARDSHALACALLYEARVAVVPGSAFGPSGEGHLRLCFARDPADIDLAFERMRDFFKLPRRSPSAAAHRVVLAPAKSSPVRVSWRRQFAAAVFSQLARLSLRMHRPIVIGIAGGRGKTVAKRVFLEILSRRFQVRVNPLSYNTEIGLPLAVLGVQFETLQTRAVLKGSLVALYRALSPERSAVLVLEYGVRQSGDAQRLLDIVEPDILVLTPTAGAGAYDEHSSATLRDELATLVRCVAQKPAPIIACQDDPFCRSLDLPKGTWFVSSEADTASGCAVTASVEGTEIPLGRDFVGTSELYAQRAALVVARVLGTPLQDLYSLAAGDHDR encoded by the coding sequence ATGGCCAGACACTCTTTGAGCGTCACCTACCCATATGCGCTTCCCTCGGAAGAATTGCAGCTCTCGCCGATCAAGGCGATCGAGATCGAGGCGGCGCATATTCCCGGTGTCGTGTCCTTGGCGCAGGGAATTCCCAGCTTCGACACCCCAGAGATCATCAAGTCCTATGTGAAGCAAAAACTCGACGAGGGTGCGTGCGCCAAGTACAGCTTGTCCCCTGGTCTCCCTGCACTTCGGGAGCTGATCAGCGAGCACCTGCGCAGCGAGGGGATGCAGTACGACCCCGAGAGCGAGATCATTGTCACTTGTGGTTCGATCGAAGCGATTACAGCAAGCCTCCTTGCGCTCGTCCCATCGGGATCGGAAGTGATCGTCACTTCGCCGACTTATACTTCGTACTCCAGCGCAATCCGACTCGCCGGGGCGGTTCCGCGATTTGTTCCGCTGGTTGAGGATCTCGGCTTCGACCTCGACCACGAGATGCTGCTGCGGGCCTTCACGCGGAAAACCCGGGCCGTATTGATCGCTCAACCCAACAATCCTACCGGCACGATCTTCCCAAAGTCGACCGTGGAACTCTTGTTGCAGCTCGCAGAGCGACATGGTGCTGTGGTGATCTCGGACGAGGTTTACAAAGAGTTCGTGTATTCGCCAGAGCCGGTGGTGAGCCCTGCAGCGTTTGCTGCCCATCGACACCACACGGTGCGCGTCTGCTCGTTTTCGAAGGCCTATGCCATGACCGGTTGGCGCGTCGGCTTTCTTCATACGGACCGCCGCCTGGCGCAACGCATTCTTCGAGTCCATGACACCTTGGTGACGTGCGCCCCGGTAGTTTCCCAATACGCGGCGATGGCGGCACTCGAACACTCGGACGCAATCGTGGTACCGTTTCGGGAGCAATTCCGCTTGCGGCGCCAGCGTATGATCGAGCACCTCGACAGCCTGTCCGCGGTTTTTGATTACCAAAAACCAGATGCTTCTTACTTCGTGTTCCCGCGTGTCAAAGACAGCGCCCCCTATGCCCGGGATTCCCATGCGCTCGCCTGTGCCCTTCTTTACGAAGCCCGCGTGGCCGTCGTGCCCGGCAGCGCCTTCGGACCAAGCGGCGAGGGCCACCTCCGGCTGTGCTTCGCCCGCGACCCAGCAGACATCGACCTGGCGTTCGAGCGAATGCGCGACTTCTTCAAACTCCCCCGGCGCTCACCTAGTGCCGCTGCTCACAGAGTTGTTCTCGCTCCGGCCAAATCTTCACCAGTGAGAGTGAGCTGGCGGCGGCAGTTTGCGGCCGCTGTTTTTTCCCAGCTCGCCCGCCTCAGCCTCCGCATGCACCGACCCATCGTCATCGGGATCGCCGGTGGACGTGGGAAAACCGTGGCAAAGCGGGTGTTTTTGGAAATCCTATCGCGCCGTTTTCAAGTGCGAGTTAACCCGTTGTCCTACAACACGGAAATCGGGTTGCCCCTAGCGGTTCTCGGGGTCCAGTTCGAAACACTGCAAACACGCGCGGTCCTCAAGGGCTCTCTTGTCGCATTGTACCGCGCGCTCTCTCCTGAGCGCAGTGCCGTGCTTGTGCTCGAGTACGGAGTGCGCCAGAGCGGAGATGCGCAGCGACTGCTCGATATCGTCGAGCCGGACATTCTGGTTCTTACTCCGACTGCCGGAGCCGGAGCTTACGACGAGCACTCCTCCGCTACCCTGCGAGACGAGCTGGCAACGTTAGTCCGGTGTGTCGCGCAAAAGCCCGCCCCGATCATCGCTTGCCAGGACGATCCGTTTTGCCGCAGTCTCGATCTGCCCAAAGGCACCTGGTTTGTGTCGAGTGAAGCGGACACAGCCAGTGGCTGCGCGGTCACGGCGAGCGTCGAAGGCACCGAAATTCCCTTGGGCCGCGACTTCGTGGGCACGAGCGAACTTTACGCACAGCGTGCCGCACTAGTTGTCGCTCGTGTCCTCGGTACCCCGCTGCAAGACCTCTACTCGCTGGCGGCAGGGGATCACGATCGATAA
- a CDS encoding PD-(D/E)XK nuclease family protein, with amino-acid sequence MVRAQEAQRVIRELRPILPALRELDSLADALTRGGTLTELLDRYWSFARKWLVMPMPAETRNAVREALRPPAVEGEEGVAGGEFLHWLSRRLNALVIPGNQMLDPHVVVMTGFPERGAEPLFVMPRGDDEEAFARTPDQSPHGALPHATSASETVTNRQWNSSLANGRAGTRERKALAPAKLLFLEIDPAWLQDWGSRAGRPVSATGLALFLSCPYRFALERMARLQPPAPHLHTARISPHVFGELVHGGVEAFLRRSGAEFYRRVRDVFHWLECARGLVEDKFASFLDSYPLWGMEARTRELARLQVAVRKVILDEWNSQAGEFVAAELRFGEPVGVRLQVSQREFYVRGSIDWLIRLPEGLAVRELKTVGQALGEAQGLDLRQGLQLGLYVVAAEAGALVEKGSVHEATILTVNPDRVQRTLIATTALQSLRETTERALGVMFSLVRTGFFPRTPAAGDCVRCPFFAHCGEEASGGVRQASKEAHLPPAVAEYVNWRATISESGLLGGGCLEGAL; translated from the coding sequence ATGGTTCGCGCACAAGAGGCGCAGCGGGTCATCCGTGAACTCCGACCAATATTGCCCGCGCTGCGCGAGCTCGACTCGTTGGCCGACGCCTTGACTCGGGGCGGAACGCTCACGGAGTTGCTGGATCGATACTGGAGCTTTGCCCGAAAGTGGCTTGTGATGCCGATGCCCGCGGAGACAAGAAACGCGGTCCGTGAGGCCCTTCGCCCTCCTGCGGTGGAGGGCGAAGAAGGCGTGGCTGGCGGGGAATTCCTGCATTGGCTGTCTCGGCGGTTGAACGCCCTTGTCATTCCAGGGAACCAAATGTTGGATCCACATGTGGTGGTCATGACTGGTTTTCCGGAGCGCGGCGCGGAGCCTCTGTTCGTGATGCCGAGAGGTGACGACGAAGAAGCGTTCGCTCGAACACCCGATCAGAGTCCGCATGGAGCTCTTCCACACGCGACTTCCGCTTCGGAGACGGTGACGAATCGGCAGTGGAACTCCTCATTGGCGAATGGCAGGGCTGGCACGAGGGAGCGGAAGGCCTTGGCGCCGGCAAAATTATTGTTCCTCGAGATTGACCCAGCGTGGCTGCAGGATTGGGGATCGCGGGCCGGCCGGCCGGTATCCGCCACTGGTCTCGCGCTGTTTTTGAGTTGCCCCTATCGCTTTGCCCTGGAGCGCATGGCCCGTCTTCAGCCACCGGCGCCGCATTTGCACACGGCGCGGATCAGTCCCCATGTGTTTGGTGAGCTCGTACACGGTGGCGTAGAGGCTTTTCTCCGTCGCTCCGGTGCGGAGTTCTATCGACGGGTGCGGGACGTGTTCCATTGGCTGGAGTGTGCGAGAGGGCTTGTCGAAGATAAGTTCGCAAGCTTCCTGGATTCCTACCCATTGTGGGGAATGGAGGCACGAACGCGAGAACTCGCCCGCCTTCAGGTCGCCGTGCGGAAGGTGATTTTGGACGAATGGAACTCGCAGGCAGGCGAATTTGTTGCGGCTGAGCTCCGTTTCGGAGAGCCTGTCGGCGTGCGACTGCAGGTATCGCAGCGCGAGTTTTACGTTCGGGGCTCCATTGATTGGCTCATCCGGCTTCCCGAAGGGCTTGCGGTACGTGAGCTGAAAACGGTTGGACAGGCCCTCGGCGAGGCACAAGGGCTGGATCTACGGCAAGGCCTCCAGCTTGGGCTGTATGTGGTAGCGGCCGAGGCGGGAGCGCTGGTGGAGAAAGGGAGCGTACACGAGGCAACAATTCTGACGGTGAACCCCGACCGGGTGCAGCGGACGCTGATCGCGACAACGGCGTTGCAATCCTTGCGCGAGACGACGGAGAGGGCCCTTGGCGTCATGTTTAGCTTGGTGCGTACTGGCTTCTTCCCCCGCACGCCGGCAGCTGGCGACTGTGTGCGCTGCCCTTTCTTTGCGCACTGCGGTGAAGAGGCAAGCGGGGGGGTTCGGCAGGCTAGCAAAGAGGCGCATCTGCCGCCGGCTGTTGCTGAGTACGTGAACTGGCGGGCGACGATCAGCGAGAGCGGCTTGCTGGGCGGCGGTTGCCTTGAGGGGGCGTTGTGA